A genomic stretch from Bordetella sp. N includes:
- a CDS encoding pyridoxal-phosphate dependent enzyme, protein MTQQSPTPVYIDPRTGKTYPLTDIRWRSDDHHPLMITPLPGIGRADIDTRQRSIWRYQAALPAPIADTVSLGEGCTPLIQRNWGAARPHFKLEWFNPTSSFKDRGAAVMIAWLRQQGVPKILEDSSGNGGAAIAALGAAAGMQVKILAPAYTPIAKVAQIRAFGAEVQLVEGPREESEYEAIRQSEHIFYASHNWHPFFLQGTKSLAYEIWEDLNFQAPDNVIIPCGAGSNILGCYIGFSELLAAGQIKKLPRIFAAQPLNCSPIDASFVAGVDTLTDRPTAPTIAEGTAIKRPVRLKENLQALRQSDGGTVALTEDQIRAAVRAMAAMGLYAEPTSASAAAAIDVLLARGAIKATETTVAVLTGTGLKSTQFMTELFGQAQP, encoded by the coding sequence ATGACGCAGCAGTCCCCAACCCCTGTCTACATCGATCCACGCACGGGTAAGACCTATCCCTTGACGGATATCCGCTGGCGCTCCGACGACCATCATCCCCTGATGATCACGCCGCTGCCGGGCATCGGCCGCGCCGACATCGATACGCGCCAGCGCTCGATCTGGCGTTACCAGGCCGCGCTGCCGGCGCCGATCGCGGACACCGTCAGCCTGGGCGAAGGATGCACGCCCCTGATCCAGCGCAATTGGGGCGCCGCGCGCCCGCACTTCAAGCTGGAATGGTTCAACCCCACCAGCAGTTTCAAGGATCGCGGCGCGGCGGTCATGATCGCGTGGCTGCGCCAGCAGGGCGTGCCGAAGATTCTGGAGGACAGTTCGGGCAATGGCGGCGCCGCCATCGCCGCGTTGGGCGCGGCCGCGGGCATGCAGGTGAAGATCCTGGCGCCGGCCTACACGCCCATCGCCAAGGTGGCGCAGATCCGCGCTTTCGGCGCCGAGGTCCAGCTGGTGGAAGGGCCGCGCGAGGAATCCGAATACGAAGCGATCCGCCAATCCGAGCACATCTTCTACGCCAGCCATAACTGGCACCCGTTCTTCCTGCAGGGCACCAAGTCACTGGCCTACGAAATCTGGGAGGACCTGAATTTCCAGGCGCCGGACAACGTCATCATTCCTTGCGGCGCGGGCAGCAATATCCTGGGGTGCTACATCGGTTTCTCGGAGCTGCTGGCGGCCGGCCAGATCAAGAAGCTGCCGCGCATCTTCGCCGCACAACCTTTGAACTGTTCACCCATAGACGCGAGCTTCGTGGCAGGCGTGGACACGCTCACGGATCGGCCGACGGCGCCGACCATCGCGGAAGGCACGGCCATCAAGCGGCCGGTGCGACTGAAGGAAAACCTGCAGGCGCTGCGCCAGAGCGACGGCGGCACGGTGGCCTTGACGGAAGACCAGATACGCGCCGCCGTGCGCGCCATGGCGGCCATGGGCCTGTATGCGGAGCCGACCAGCGCGTCCGCCGCGGCGGCCATCGACGTGCTGCTGGCCCGTGGGGCGATCAAGGCCACGGAAACCACCGTCGCCGTGCTGACGGGGACCGGCTTGAAGTCGACGCAGTTCATGACGGAACTGTTCGGCCAGGCTCAGCCTTGA
- a CDS encoding ornithine cyclodeaminase family protein, whose product MPLDTPPADSAATLFLIPAQDVLALLDRHATMDAVRQAFVQHSTGAGRVFPMIREPLPNNAVFGIKAGDIGGENVLGFKAAGFWPANTAQGKGAHQATIMLFDPATGRPVCLLDGNHVTTLRTGAAGAIGIDLFARQDVQRLCLFGTGVQARIHLEYALQVRPGIASVSYVTVNGERDQDFEAAMEAAITALPATHARPAIHHAKDADQAVADADLVITATPSRKALFSADAVRAGTHINAVGADTVGKRELPEGLLGRATVFVDDAVQSSNVGEGQWDKTCAATEIGTVIQRDQPYVRAADAITIFDMTGLALQDLVVAQMIFDSARKAGRGTSIFWPW is encoded by the coding sequence ATGCCCCTTGATACTCCCCCTGCCGACAGCGCCGCTACCCTGTTTCTCATTCCCGCCCAGGACGTCCTGGCGTTGCTGGACCGACATGCCACCATGGATGCCGTGCGGCAAGCGTTCGTCCAGCACAGCACCGGCGCCGGCCGGGTATTTCCCATGATTCGCGAGCCGCTGCCCAACAATGCCGTGTTCGGCATCAAGGCCGGCGACATCGGCGGGGAAAATGTCCTGGGCTTCAAGGCGGCGGGTTTCTGGCCCGCCAATACCGCCCAGGGCAAAGGCGCTCATCAGGCCACCATCATGCTGTTCGACCCGGCGACGGGGCGGCCTGTCTGCCTGCTCGACGGCAATCACGTGACGACCCTGCGCACGGGCGCGGCCGGCGCCATCGGCATCGACCTGTTCGCGCGGCAGGACGTGCAAAGGCTTTGCCTGTTCGGCACGGGCGTGCAGGCACGCATCCATCTTGAGTACGCGCTGCAAGTTCGGCCCGGCATTGCGTCGGTGAGCTACGTCACCGTGAACGGCGAGCGCGACCAGGACTTCGAGGCCGCCATGGAAGCCGCCATCACAGCTCTGCCCGCCACGCACGCTCGTCCCGCCATCCACCACGCCAAGGATGCTGACCAGGCCGTCGCCGATGCTGACCTGGTGATCACCGCCACGCCCAGCCGCAAGGCGCTGTTCTCCGCCGACGCGGTGCGCGCCGGCACGCACATCAACGCCGTCGGCGCTGACACCGTGGGCAAGCGCGAATTGCCGGAAGGCTTGCTCGGGCGCGCCACCGTCTTTGTCGATGACGCCGTGCAGTCGTCCAACGTGGGCGAAGGGCAGTGGGACAAGACGTGCGCCGCCACGGAAATCGGCACCGTCATTCAGCGCGATCAGCCCTATGTCCGCGCCGCCGATGCCATCACCATCTTCGACATGACCGGCCTGGCGCTTCAGGACCTGGTCGTGGCCCAAATGATTTTCGACAGCGCCCGCAAAGCCGGACGCGGTACTTCCATCTTCTGGCCCTGGTAA
- a CDS encoding amidohydrolase gives MNDYLQRARQDIGDLTAIRHDIHAHPELGFEETRTSQLVAEKLRAWGIETVTGVGKLGVVGTIHGKHAGTRSIGLRADMDALAMTETNALPHASRHAGVMHACGHDGHTTMLLGAARALAQDPDFAGTVHLIFQPAEEGRGGALAMLEDDLFTRFPCDRIFGLHSYPTMPVGTFGTRPDAFMSASGRWQVTFTGTGGHGGMTPHLASDLTVAQANFILGLQTVVSRNVPPDQTAIISVGHIHGGDPQAMNVMPAKLHVSGTMRAFSADVQALLERRITEMAHAHAAIQGATATVKCWWNAATVVNDGAVTKSAVAAAARVVGQDGVNADMHRLTAGEDFSWLMQKRPGAFVFIGNGQREGDGGGNLHMPNYDFNDAAIPYGVAYWLSVVDGELGKTAGR, from the coding sequence ATGAACGACTATCTGCAACGCGCACGGCAAGACATCGGCGACTTGACCGCGATACGCCACGATATCCACGCCCATCCCGAGTTGGGCTTCGAGGAGACTCGCACCTCCCAGCTGGTGGCCGAGAAACTGCGCGCCTGGGGCATCGAAACCGTAACCGGTGTGGGCAAGCTGGGTGTGGTGGGCACCATCCACGGCAAGCACGCCGGCACCCGCAGCATCGGCCTGCGCGCCGACATGGACGCCCTGGCCATGACGGAAACCAATGCGCTGCCGCATGCGTCGCGTCACGCGGGTGTCATGCACGCCTGCGGCCATGACGGCCATACGACGATGCTGCTGGGCGCGGCGCGGGCCCTGGCGCAGGATCCGGACTTCGCCGGCACCGTGCACCTGATCTTCCAGCCGGCCGAAGAAGGGCGGGGCGGCGCGCTGGCCATGCTGGAAGACGATCTGTTCACGCGCTTTCCCTGCGATCGCATCTTCGGCCTGCATTCCTATCCCACCATGCCGGTCGGCACCTTCGGTACCCGCCCGGATGCGTTCATGTCCGCGTCGGGCCGCTGGCAGGTGACCTTCACGGGCACCGGCGGCCATGGTGGCATGACGCCGCACCTGGCGTCGGACCTGACCGTGGCGCAAGCGAATTTCATTCTGGGTTTGCAGACGGTGGTGTCGCGCAATGTGCCGCCGGACCAGACCGCCATCATCAGCGTGGGGCATATCCACGGGGGCGACCCGCAGGCCATGAATGTGATGCCGGCCAAGCTGCATGTGTCGGGCACCATGCGGGCGTTCAGCGCCGACGTGCAGGCGCTGCTGGAGCGCCGCATCACCGAAATGGCGCATGCCCATGCCGCGATCCAGGGCGCCACCGCCACGGTGAAGTGCTGGTGGAACGCGGCCACCGTGGTCAACGACGGCGCCGTCACGAAGTCGGCGGTCGCGGCCGCGGCAAGAGTGGTCGGGCAGGACGGTGTCAATGCCGACATGCACAGGCTGACCGCCGGCGAGGATTTCTCCTGGCTGATGCAGAAGCGTCCCGGCGCGTTCGTGTTCATCGGCAACGGGCAGCGCGAAGGCGATGGCGGGGGCAACCTGCACATGCCTAATTACGATTTCAACGACGCGGCGATTCCTTATGGGGTCGCGTATTGGTTGTCGGTGGTGGATGGTGAACTGGGCAAGACAGCTGGCCGCTGA